A single Synergistaceae bacterium DNA region contains:
- a CDS encoding ABC transporter permease has protein sequence MARNDDMNQSKLSAFLDSDTFKGLLPFIGLVVILGAMYYLTDGRIMQPKRLRLLLSQVYYPMIVATGVFFVMTLGSIDFTEGSTLGVASIVVSVLSFYNIPLAIIGGILTGAAIGAVNGFFHVKFRLQSFIVTICTMYLFRGVCAYFTTETAIPASAAIKALDSDNLKIGITIAVLVVAFFLFKFTRIGNDVKAVGSGETAAKFSGVRTDKVKFLAFVAAGALTGLAAFVNVIKVGSITSTAGNQLETQILISLVLGGLPITGGAKVRFSNIVVGTLMYTVLNNGLVMLGFESATQQLIKGVVFLIFVALTIDRKALKVIK, from the coding sequence ATGGCAAGAAATGACGATATGAATCAGTCAAAACTTTCTGCGTTTCTCGACAGTGATACGTTCAAAGGGTTATTGCCGTTTATCGGGCTTGTTGTGATACTCGGCGCGATGTATTATTTGACGGACGGGCGGATAATGCAGCCGAAAAGGTTACGGCTTCTCCTCTCACAGGTATATTACCCGATGATTGTCGCGACGGGAGTATTTTTCGTTATGACTCTCGGCTCAATCGACTTCACGGAGGGTTCGACTCTCGGTGTTGCGTCAATCGTTGTGTCGGTGCTTTCGTTCTACAATATTCCGCTCGCGATTATCGGCGGCATTCTGACGGGCGCGGCTATCGGCGCGGTGAATGGATTCTTTCACGTGAAATTCAGATTGCAGAGCTTCATTGTTACGATTTGCACGATGTATTTATTCAGAGGAGTCTGCGCTTACTTCACGACAGAGACGGCAATCCCTGCTTCAGCGGCGATTAAGGCACTCGACAGCGACAACCTCAAAATCGGAATAACAATCGCTGTGCTTGTTGTTGCGTTTTTCCTCTTCAAGTTTACGCGAATCGGAAATGATGTTAAGGCTGTAGGTTCGGGAGAAACTGCCGCGAAATTCTCAGGAGTCCGCACGGACAAAGTAAAATTTCTCGCGTTTGTTGCTGCCGGAGCTTTGACGGGACTCGCCGCTTTCGTCAACGTAATCAAAGTAGGCTCTATAACATCGACAGCAGGGAATCAGCTTGAGACGCAAATATTAATCTCGCTAGTTCTCGGAGGGCTTCCGATTACGGGCGGGGCAAAGGTGAGATTCTCGAATATCGTTGTCGGCACATTAATGTATACGGTTCTGAATAATGGACTCGTCATGCTCGGATTCGAGTCGGCGACTCAGCAATTGATTAAAGGAGTCGTGTTCCTGATTTTTGTTGCGCTGACGATTGACCGCAAAGCCCTGAAAGTAATCAAGTAG